Proteins from a genomic interval of Poecile atricapillus isolate bPoeAtr1 chromosome 1, bPoeAtr1.hap1, whole genome shotgun sequence:
- the C1H11orf24 gene encoding uncharacterized protein C11orf24 homolog, producing MWTAIVFFLLISICVCEHRSSVLKGRGVHVVQINRLTNEEKCRQACQSPGASGSHRCNWSVPYQNHCLFLQCHQLSVCQNAGEEDIKDLLAEIVSGKWETAVLDHQSDPQKMERMLNARVDQHSAENTFSLTAQTHNIHLRHLPGVEKRDVTTNTRKTFASNPTTTAPTTTTNITNATLSTTYETTAKASNTPGDSDLFTKAVPSSAFSPLHDTISAPASSHVTQIMTTSQKSGNNSSVSAASPTSAPLTATSEAGTQAQQSRRSTTSTSAPHPDSPTTAGADLKTTTLELTTTLTTPIPQDAGTSSAASTRAILTESSRSMNPMHTSMLPDLKPETDITTASLNESTSLLGSTTGAIGLTTASTVATTAEHRIKSTSDVFSTAMAPTDAAKTTASGLTKTQDTNNEYLLIAAEPLTQYLVDKSSLLAVLLVGTFFFITVIVLFLMQAYESYKKKDYTQVDYLINGMYVDSEM from the exons ATGTGGACTGCCATTGTGTTCTTCCTGCTGATTTCCATCTGTGTATGTGAACACCGGTCTTCTGTTCTAAAAGGGAGAGGAGTCCATGTAGTGCAAATAAACAGGCTTACAAATGAAGAGAAATGCAGGCAGGCTTGTCAGAGCCCAGGTGCTTCAG gGAGCCATCGCTGTAATTGGTCTGTGCCCTACCAGAATCACTGCCTCTTCCTGCAGTGTCACCAGCTGAGTGTGTGCCAGAATGCTGGAGAAGAAGACATCAAAGACCTGCTTGCAG AAATTGTCAGCGGCAAATGGGAAACAGCAGTGCTTGACCACCAGAGCGATCCGCAGAAAATGGAGAGGATGCTGAATGCACGGGTCGACCAACACAGTGCAGAAAACACGTTTTCTTTAACTGCTCAGACTCACAATATTCATTTGAGGCATTTGCCTGGTGTTGAGAAGAGAGATGTCACAACTAATACTAGAAAAACATTTGCAAGCAATCCTACCACCACTGCCCCTACCACAACAACAAACATTACAAATGCAACTTTGTCTACCACTTATGAAACAACTGCCAAAGCCTCAAACACCCCTGGAGATTCTGATCTCTTTACTAAAGCTGTGCCATCCTCTGCCTTTTCTCCCCTTCATGATACCATCTCTGCTCCCGCTTCCAGCCATGTCACCCAGATAATGACCACCAgccaaaaatcaggaaataataGCTCTGTTTCAGCAGCTTCCCCCACTTCTGCTCCCCTCACTGCTACTTCTGAAGCAGGTACCCAAGCACAGCAGTCTAGGCGGAGTACCACCAGCACCAGTGCTCCTCACCCTGACAGCCCCACCACTGCTGGAGCTGACCTGAAGACCACAACACTGGAGCTGACCACAACACTGACCACCCCCATCCCACAGGATGCAGGAACATCTTCTGCCGCTTCCACGCGTGCCATCCTGACGGAGAGTTCTCGCTCTATGAATCCAATGCATACTAGCATGTTGCCAGATCTAAAGCCAGAAACAGATATAACTACAGCATCCTTGAATGAATCAACTTCTCTTCTGGGCTCTACAACAGGTGCCATAGGTTTAACTACAGCCTCCACAGTAGCAACTACAGCTGAACATAGGATAAAGTCAACATCTGATGTCTTTTCAACAGCCATGGCTCCAACAGATGCAGCCAAAACAACAGCTTCGGGCCTCACAAAAACTCAGGACACAAACAATGAGTATCTTCTCATTGCTGCTGAGCCCCTGACTCAGTACTTAGTGGATAAAAGTTCACTACTTGCAGTGCTTTTAGTTGGTACGTTCTTTTTCATAACTGTTATAGTTCTTTTCCTCATGCAGGCCTATGAGAGCTACAAGAAGAAGGATTACACACAAGTGGATTACCTGATCAATGGAATGTATGTGGACTCAGAGATGTGA